From a single Phacochoerus africanus isolate WHEZ1 chromosome 11, ROS_Pafr_v1, whole genome shotgun sequence genomic region:
- the FGL2 gene encoding fibroleukin, producing the protein MKLSNWCWLSSAVLAAYGFLVVANNETEEIKDEAAKDACPVRLESRGKCEEIGGCPYQVNLPPLTLQLPKQFGRIEEVFKEVQNLKEIVNSLKKTCQDCRLQADDNRDPGRNGLLSPGTGAPGEADDSRVRELENEVNKLSSDLKNAKEEIDGLQGRLEKLSLVNMNNIENYVDNKVANLTFAVNSLDGKCSSRCPSQEQIQSRPVQHLIYKDCSEYYTIGKRSSEIYRVTPDPKNSSFEVYCDMETMGGGWTVLQARLDGSTNFTRTWRDYKVGFGNLRREFWLGNDKIHLLTKSKDMILRIDLEDFNGIKLYALYDHFYVANEFLKYRLHIGNYNGTAGDALRFSKHYNHDMKYFTTPDRDNDRYPSGNCGLYYSSGWWFDACLSANLNGKYYNQKYRGVRNGIFWGTWPGISEAQPGGYRSSFKEAKMMIRPKYFKP; encoded by the exons ATGAAGCTGTCGAACTGGTGCTGGCTGAGCTCCGCTGTCCTCGCGGCTTATGGCTTTTTGGTCGTGGCCAACAATGAGACggaggaaattaaagatgaagcAGCCAAGGACGCCTGCCCGgtgagactagaaagcagagggAAATGCGAAGAGATAGGCGGGTGTCCCTACCAGGTGAACCTGCCCCCCTTGACTCTTCAGCTCCCCAAGCAGTTTGGCAGGATCGAGGAGGTGTTCAAAGAGGTCCAGAACCTCAAGGAAATTGTGAACAGCCTGAAGAAGACTTGCCAAGACTGCAGACTGCAGGCTGACGACAACCGAGACCCAGGCAGGAATGGACTGCTGTCACCGGGCACAGGAGCCCCGGGAGAAGCTGATGACAGCAGAGTTAGAGAATTGGAGAACGAGGTTAACAAGCTGTCCTCTGACCTGAAGAATGCCAAGGAAGAGATCGACGGGCTTCAGGGTCGCCTGGAGAAGCTGAGCCTTGTAAACATGAACAACATAGAAAATTACGTTGATAACAAGGTGGCAAACCTAACGTTTGCTGTCAATAGTTTGGATGGCAAATGTTCATCGCGGTGTCCCAGTCAAGAACAAATACAGTCACGTCCGG TTCAACATCTTATATATAAAGATTGCTCTGAATACTACACAATAGGCAAAAGGAGCAGTGAGATCTACAGAGTTACACCGGATCCCAAAAACAGTAGCTTTGAAGTTTACTGTGACATGGAGACCATGGGGGGAGGCTGGACAGTGCTGCAGGCACGTCTTGATGGAAGCACCAACTTCACCAGAACATGGCGAGACTACAAAGTTGGCTTTGGAAACCTCAGAAGAGAATTTTGGTTGGGGAATGATAAAATTCATCTTCTGACCAAGAGTAAGGATATGATTCTAAGAATAGATCTTGAAGACTTTAATGGTATCAAGCTCTATGCCTTGTATGATCACTTTTATGTGGCCAATGAGTTTCTCAAATACCGTCTACACATTGGTAACTATAACGGCACCGCTGGAGATGCCTTGCGTTTCAGTAAACATTACAACCATGACATGAAGTATTTCACCACCCCAGATAGAGACAACGATCGATATCCCTCTGGGAACTGTGGGCTCTACTACAGCTCGGGTTGGTGGTTTGATGCTTGTCTTTCTGCAAACTTAAATGGCAAATATTATAACCAAAAATACAGAGGTGTTCGAAATGGGATTTTCTGGGGCACCTGGCCTGGTATAAGTGAGGCACAacctggtggctacaggtcctcTTTCAAAGAAGCCAAAATGATGATCAGACCCAAGTACTTTAAGCCGTAA